A section of the Humulus lupulus chromosome 2, drHumLupu1.1, whole genome shotgun sequence genome encodes:
- the LOC133817497 gene encoding 1-aminocyclopropane-1-carboxylate oxidase — MEMENFPVINLEKVNGEERSSIMGQINEACENWGFFELVNHGIPHEFLDTVERMTKEHYRKCMEQRFKELVASKGLDAVQAEVNDIDWESTFYLRHLPASNIAEIPDLDDEYRKIMREFAQKLEKLAEFLLDLLCENLGLEKGYLKKAFYGPKGSPTFGTKVSNYPPCPKPDLIKGLRAHTDAGGIILLFQDDKVSGLQLLKDDKWIDVPPMRHSIVINLGDQLEVITNGRYKSVLHRVIAQTDGTRMSIASFYNPGSDAVIYPAPALVEKEAEEKNQVYPKFVFEDYMKLYTTVKFQPKEPRFEAMKAVEANVSLGPIATA; from the exons ATGGAAATGGAGAACTTCCCAGTTATTAATTTGGAGAAGGTCAATGGTGAGGAGAGGAGCTCAATAATGGGGCAAATCAATGAAGCCTGTGAAAACTGGGGTTTCTTTGAG CTTGTGAATCATGGCATACCCCATGAGTTTTTGGACACAGTTGAGAGGATGACAAAAGAGCACTACAGAAAGTGTATGGAGCAAAGGTTCAAGGAGCTGGTGGCAAGCAAAGGTCTTGATGCTGTGCAAGCTGAGGTCAATGACATTGATTGGGAAAGCACCTTTTACTTGCGCCACCTTCCTGCCTCAAACATAGCTGAGATCCCAGATCTTGATGATGAGTATAG GAAAATCATGAGGGAATTTGCTCAGAAGTTGGAGAAACTAGCAGAGTTTCTCTTAGACCTGCTATGTGAGAATCTTGGACTAGAAAAAGGGTACCTGAAAAAAGCCTTTTATGGACCAAAAGGCAGCCCAACCTTTGGCACCAAGGTCAGCAACTACCCTCCTTGCCCCAAACCTGATTTGATCAAGGGTCTCCGGGCCCACACCGACGCCGGTGGCATCATCCTCCTCTTCCAGGATGACAAGGTCAGCGGCCTCCAGCTTCTCAAGGATGACAAATGGATTGATGTGCCTCCTATGCGCCACTCTATTGTCATCAACCTTGGTGACCAACTTGAG GTGATCACCAATGGAAGATACAAGAGTGTTCTTCACAGGGTAATTGCACAAACAGATGGTACGCGTATGTCTATAGCCTCATTTTACAATCCTGGTAGTGACGCTGTTATCTACCCAGCACCAGCTCTGGTGGAGAAAGAAGCTGAAGAGAAAAACCAAGTCTACCCAAAATTTGTTTTTGAAGATTACATGAAGCTGTACACTACAGTCAAGTTCCAACCCAAGGAGCCAAGGTTTGAGGCCATGAAAGCTGTGGAAGCTAATGTCAGCTTGGGCCCAATTGCCACAGCTTGA